The nucleotide window TCGTAGAAAACTGCTCTTACGGTTACCGATGGATTCTGCTGCAAATATTCCGTCAGAATCGGTGCGATATGTATCTGACCAAACAATACCGGGGCCGTCACCGATAACACTCCTTTGGGTTCGGCGTAGCTTCCGGAGGCGGTAGCCACAGCCTGTTCGACATCTTCTAAAATCCGTTTGGCGTCTTCAAAAAAACGGGTACCCGAATCCGTAAGGCGGACATGACGGGTGGTTCTGTTGAACAGCCGCACACCCAGGACCTTCTCAAGCTGAGCGACAGATCGGGTTACCGCCGGGGCCGACAGATCCAGCTTGCGGCTGGCGGCAACGAAACTCTGACATTCCGCCACCTCGATGAAAACCCGCATCGCTTCAAGTTTATCCATTCAATACCACACAGATTCATTAGCTACATTATTTCATTAACAGTAATAGATAATTAAATTTCAGTCTAATTATCTTTGTTTATGTTAATTGTATGCTGGGCTCTCCAATCCGATAATATTTAGGAGCTAATCATGTCTCGTATACCTACTCCGGCATCTGTTATGGCTGCACCGGAAGCCTCCAGAGGAGCACTTGAAGCGGTCAATACTCTTCTGGGCAGTGTTCCCAACCTGTTTCGCATTGTTGCCAACAGCCCGCAGACGCTGGAGGGCTACCTCGGTCTGAATGGTGCACTCGGTAACGGTTCACTGGATGTCCGGACCCGTGAGCGTATTGCCCTTGCTGTTGCCGAGGTCAATGGCTGCAACTACTGCCTCGCTGCACATCAGTATCTTGGTTCTAATCTGGCCGGGCTGAGCGCCGCTGAAATTGAAGCTAATCGCCGGGGTACCTCCGGTGACGAAAAAGCCGCAATAGCGGTGAACTTCGCCGTCAACATTGTGAACAACCGCGGCAAGGTATCTGATCGTGACTTCGAGATTGTGCGTGCTGCCGGCTATAGCGACGCAGAGATCGTGGAGATCGTGGGCCATGTTGCACTGAACACCCTGACTAACTACGTTAACGAAGTGCTGGGTACCGAAATCGACTTTCCGGTTGTCGATGCACTGGCGGCTTGAGTCAGTGTATGGGTGGCGTTTTCGCCACCCTTTACCCTTATAGGAGGATGCAATATGTCCAGACCCCCTCTGCCGCCTTTTGACGAAGCAGCGGCCATCGAAAAAATCCGGCTCGCTGAAGACGGCTGGAACGGCCGCGATCCCCAGAAGGTAGCGCTGGCCTATACCGAGAACTGCCTGTGGCGCAATCGGGCTGAGTTTGTGGCAGGACGCGAAGCCATAGTGCAGCTGCTGACACGCAAGTGGAGCCGTGAGCTTGACTACCGGCTTATCAAAGAACTGTGGGCATACACGGGGAATCGAATTGCCGTTCGTTTTGCCTATGAATTTCATGATGACTCCGGACAGTGGTTTCGTGCCTATGGCAATGAAAACTGGGAGTTCGACGACAACGGCCTGATGAGACAACGGATCGCCAGCATCAATGAGCATACGATCAGTGTTGAGGAACGAAAATTTCACTGGCCGCTTGGGCGTCGCCCTGATGATCATCCCGGCCTGAGCGATCTGGGCCTGTAGAGGTGCCCTGGAGAAAGAGGTATGTAAAGTTGACCTATACAAGCGATATCGCCTTTACCGAGAGTGTAAAGGCAATTCAGTCGAGAAAGGGGTCCAGGGATATTTATGCCCGAATGGAAGAAAACGGCGGGTGGCAAAGTGAAATTACCCCCGAGCTGGCGGGCTTTATCGCTGCACAGAGAAGTTTCTATCTGGCGACCGTTAATGCTGAGGGTCAGCCTTATATCCAGCATCGTGGTGGTCCGCCGGGTTTTCTGAAGGTTATCGACAGGCAAACCCTCGCTTTTGCAGACTATCAGGGAAACAAGCAGTTTATTACTCAGGGAAATTTAACCGATAACCCCAGGGCGTTTATCTTCTTAATGGATTACGCCAACAGGACTCGAGTCAAAATCTGGGGAAGCGCAAAAGTGGTAGAGGATCAGCCAGCGCTTTTGACTGAACTGATGCCCAGCCGGGATCTATACAAGGCACGACCGGAGCAAGTAGTAATTTTTACCATTGATGCCTGGGATCAGAACTGTCCACAACATATTCCGCAACGGATTGATCGGGAGGATGTTGAAGAACTGTTGCAGCAGCGTGATCAGCGGATCGCAGAACTGGAAGAGCAAGTGCGTCTTCTGAAAGGTGCGGCAGATGAGTGATTTATGGATTTTGGACATCGAAGCCAGTGGACTGAGTCCCGTTAGTTACCCGATTGAGATTGGCCTGGTTAACGGCGAGCAGGCGTATCAAACACTTATTCTGCCTGAAGAGTCCTGGGTACACTGGAACCTACGATCAGAAGCGTTGCACGGGCTTTCGCGTCAGGACCTCTACGACAAGGGCCGGCCGGTCGATGTGGTCGCAAAGGAGCTTAACAACCTATTGGCGTCTAAAATAGTGTATTCCGATCACGAAGACTGGGACAGCTTCTGGATGAGTCGCCTGTTTGAAGCGGCGGGTATTGAACAAAAATTTTATGTAGTGGATCTCAATACGCTTCTGGTCGGTAACAAAGCGAGCACTTTCGTCGCCTGCTTTGATGAGTTGTCACAAGCTAAAGGGCATCGTGCACATCGCGCTTTGAACGATGCGCGTATTATTCATCGTGCAGCCACTCTAGCACTGAATAGTGATGAATAACGCTCAATAACGTGATAAAGGAAACAGGGGCCGATCTTTTTTTGCTGCATCACCAGGAAGGCTATTCAATTGGGATGCTGAATGAGATAGGAGATATTTCGGAATGATTTACTCATCGGCAAGCCGGGTGGGTAGAATATTCAAAATATAACCCAGTGACAGGGCTTAAACGGAAAAATGACAATCAATATTAAAGATGGTCAGCATGTCTGTGAGTTTGAGTATGAACTGGCATAATATTAGGCTCAAGCAAGGACGCGCGCCGCTTAGCTTGCCGATATACCTCTGTGAGGAATTTTTTATGCAAAATACGTTTTCACAACGAGTGGCTTATTATGTTGAGGCAGAGCTAGCCGAGGCTAAGCGGGCTAGGTTAGTGGGTGAGACACAAAAAGAATTTAGCCATTTGGAACGGGCGCATGTGCTAGGGCAGGAATCAACCTATTGGCACGTTAAAGTTCATGTCTTAATGCTGGTGTGGGCTATGCGTAATCGCTCAGCCCGGGAAGTGTCAGGTCAGATTTTTCGGATTTTTGGTGCTGCGTCTAAAACAGTATTTGGGCTGGTACCACAAGGCAATACGGGTGGTTCCAACGTCAGCCCATTTAAGAAAATGCCAATTAAGCCTGAGTTAGCTATATTGATTCAAAAAGCTAAGTCCGGGGTGTAAAAAATTACGCCGCCGGAAAAATTACTCGCTGGAGTTGGTCTTTGCCAAGTGAGTAAAACGCTATGCTGTACTAAACCAGCTTACTTCGGAGTCACGGTTATGATCGAAGCGAGAACACTGCGCACTTCCAGAGATTTGCCATATACACCCCAAGAAATATATGGCGCTTTTGCGTCGGCTGAGCTGTTGGCTTTATGGTGGGGGCCTGAAGGCTTTTCCAACAGCTTCGAAATTTTTGAGTTCACTGAGGGGGGGCGCTGGACGTTCATCATGCACGGCCCTGACGGGAGTCACTATCCCAATGAAAGCTGCTTCGAAGAAATTGTGCCAGATAGCAAAATTGTCATCCATCATGATTGCCCTCCAAACTTCAGGCTTACTGTGCAGCTCACTCCTGTCAGTGACGGTACGCACTTGGTTTGGGAGCAAGTTTTTGAAGATGCCGAAACGGCGCAAGCCGTCAAACAGAGGGTTGGTTCAGCAAACGAACAGAACATTGATCGTCTGACACAAGTGCTCAGTGAAGTTTCCAATGCATAACAAGAAGTCCTGATGGAGTCGCTTCGCGAACTCTACGCAACCCACTGAGCATGGACGTTATATTTTCTGGTTACTGGCTGCCTTCAATCGGAATAAGCTGTGAGATATAGCTATTCCGACGTATTAAAAATTGTATCAAAAGGTCCGGGTAATCTTCTGAAACAGCCTGCTGAATAGATTTCCGTTGTCTCAATGCGTTACGCCATATCTGACACTTAGGTAAATCAACAAAAGTATTCAAATCAGTGAAGCTGTCGAACACGTCAAAATATCGAAAAACTGGCCCATAGGTAGCATCTATCAGGTGAAACTTTTCTCCTGAAAAAAATGGAACACCGCAGATCGCCTTTTCAATAAGTTGAAATTTCCGTTTTATGTCAGTATGGCTTGTTTGAAAAGCTGTTCTGTCTTTTGCGTTGTAAAGGCTGGCGATGTTGTTCAGAATTCCAGCGCTCATCTCTATCCACGATCGATGATACGCTTTCTCAAAACTATCCGTTGAGTGCAGGGAACCGGATGTCACTTCATCCAGATACTCGCAAATGACCGCTGATTCAAAGAGGGTGCGGTTATCATCAACTACTAGAATAGGAACCTTTCCCAGAGGGGATGTTTGCTCACACCACGCCGGTTTTTTGGCAAGATCAATATCGCTTCTGGTGTAGCGGATACGCTTCTCTTTCAACGTGATAATTGCACGTTGCACATATGGACACAATGCGTGGCTAATGAGATGAAAACTGTGTTGTTTCATGAGTGGATTTCCAATCTGTTGCAGGGTGATTTTTTTGATTGAAAATATGCACTGATAGAATATTTCCCGTCACCCACACCAAATTGTGCCACCGCCATAATGGTAAGCAGTAGAGGGTATTCCCAACCTCCTTCCGTGTTACTGAAAAGCCATCCATTGGTTGAGTGCACCCAGGTAGCGCCAAGTAAAATGGGTATTACGAGCGCAGAGAAAAGCCTTGTTTTAAAACCCAGCACAAGAGCCACACCAGCAATGGCTTCCACAAAAAAAACAATATAGGCGAGTATCTCCGGTAACCCGATTGAGGCAAAAAACTGTGCGGTGCCCGCTAAGGTATATACGATCATTTTTAGATAGAGGCTATGTGCCATAAGTACGATACCAAGCGAAGCTCTTAAGATAGATGCACCGATAGCGGGATTGAGTATGAGGTTCATTGTGGTTATCTCCCTTTAGGTAAGTGTCTGTGTATTATGCTGTTTGCGGTAATAGTGGTAAATTAGCTAAATTCGCAAAGTAATATTGCAAAATTGCAATACATGGGGAGTTGTATGGATTGGAATTCATTGAAGGTCTTTCTGTCTATCGCCCGTCGGGGAACTTTATCCGGGGCGGCCAATGAACTTGTCGTTAATCACTCAACCATTTTCAGGCGCTTGAATGCCTTTGAGGAAGAAATAGGTGGTCAGCTGTTTGAACGTATAAATAACCGCTACGAATTGACAACATTGGGACATGAGCTGCTGGAGCTTGCACAAAATATTGAAAACTCTTTTGATGGTATCAGCCGTCACATTGTTGGCAAAGATTTTCAGCCCAGGGGGATCGTGAAGATCACCGCACCCAACAACATCGCTTATCGTTATTTGCCTCGTTACATTTCTGAATTTAATATCCTTTATCCTGAGATACATATTGAGTTGTTGGTGAGTAATCAAGAATTCAATATGTCTAACCGTCAAGCTGATATTGCGGTGCGAGCGACACCTTCACCGCCAGAGCATTTGATTGGAAAAAAAGTAAGCACCCTTCATTGGAGTGTCTATGGCAGCAAGCGTTATGAAGATACATTTGGTTTACCCAGAGATACGAGTGAGTTGATAAGTCATTCTTTAATTGGTGCGACAGGAGCCATCTGTCGTCTGCCAGCATTCACCTGGTTAGATAAGCACTTTGCGCATCAAATCATCGCTCGTTGTGATGATTTGACCGCGATGTCCTACTTTGTAGAGTCGGGCCAGGGGTTGGCACTTTTACCTGATGATCAACTCCGTCCAGAGATAACAAGATTGTTTGGTGTTCAGGAGAATAATCCCAGTAACCTATGGTTGTTAACTCACCCGGATCTACGTAATGTTGAAAGAATAAAACTGGTTATGCAGTATTTAACCAAGGCCTTTTCGCAGGAATGGCTTACCTAAACCAAGTTGACCATCGGAAGAACTCTAGGGCACTGTTGCCGGACACATTTTCCGTTATGCTACAGACTTGCCGCAGAGCGCTGCGTTAAATGGCCTGGGCCCCACAAATCAATAGTGCCTCACAAACCAATAGGCAGGAAACACGTTACTCCGCCGCATGAATAAGGAAATAACATGCATCGAATCCGTTCGGTTTTTATCCTCTCCATCCTGGTCGCACTGTGGATCACCCCTATAACCGCCGGTGCGCGGGAGTTGATCGCCAATTTCGTTTATGTCGGCTGCAACCGGGTCGGTTTCGGAGCGACCGACGCGGCACCGAGTACGGCCAATGTGGCGCAGTTGCAGCAGACCCTTGCCGATATTGCGGCGCTACCGGTGAAGCCTGATTACTTCTTCTTTGTCGGCGATATGGTGTTGGGAATGCAGGCCGATGGCGGCAAGACTCTGTCAGCTGAGCTGGATGCCTGGAAACCACTTGTGGATGAAACCCGGTTCGCCACGAGCGGTATCGAGCTGCTACCGATTGTGGGTAACCATGAGGCCGATGCGTCAACGCAGGTCAGCGATGGCAGTTACGTGGAATATCCGGACGCGGCCAACCTGTCCGCGTGGGTGAACTGGCTGAATACCCATGATCTTGCCAAGGCGGACAATGGTCCCTCGGGAGCGGCGGAGCTGAAAAGTGACCTGCTGGAAGAAGACAACAACCAGACCCAGACTTACTCCTTCGATGATCTGAGCAGCGGTGTTCACTACCTGATGTTGAATACCGATTCTCTGTCGACCGTTCCCAACCCGAGCCTGCCGGGCAAAACGGTGGCGAGTTGGGTTCCGCTGCACTGGGTGGAGAAGGATTTCGCCAGGGCGGAACAGAATCCACAGATTAAAAGGATCGTGGTGCTGGCCCATAAGCCACTGGTGCTCGATAACCCGGGGCCGCACGATGTGGTATATGACACCGCTCCTTATACGCTGGGCAACACGCTGCTGACGCTGTTCAGCAACTCAGAGAAATTCGCCGGATACTTCGCCGCCCATGCCCATGAATGGCTCTACACTGACAAGCTCGGGCCGAAGCAAAACGTAACTCAGGTGATCGCCGGCAATGGCGGCAGTCAGCTGGAGAGCAACTGGAATCCTGCTGGCGGGGCCTACTTTGGCTTTACCCGGGTGAATATCTACGATGACAACACGGTTGGGGTTGTCTCCTACACCCGACCGGCACCGACACCGTATGACGCCACGAGCGCTCAACCGGCTGCAAAACCTTTGCCGGAAATCTTCTTTTCCGTCGCTGGGGGAGGGGACTAAGGATCGATATCCCGTGTTCTCTGTAGTCAGTTCAGCTGCGATGGAATTTGGGGGCCGTGAAACAATTATGATTTATTTAGTTTTATAAAAAATAGAACCAGGGCCAGGAGTCCGTTCACTTTTCATCAGGCGCACAAGCAAGGACGCAGCAATCTGATGGCCGTTTAGTTTTGCGTTAACAATCAGGAGTACACGGGGTATGAGCAA belongs to Amphritea atlantica and includes:
- a CDS encoding DoxX family protein is translated as MNLILNPAIGASILRASLGIVLMAHSLYLKMIVYTLAGTAQFFASIGLPEILAYIVFFVEAIAGVALVLGFKTRLFSALVIPILLGATWVHSTNGWLFSNTEGGWEYPLLLTIMAVAQFGVGDGKYSISAYFQSKKSPCNRLEIHS
- a CDS encoding carboxymuconolactone decarboxylase family protein produces the protein MSRIPTPASVMAAPEASRGALEAVNTLLGSVPNLFRIVANSPQTLEGYLGLNGALGNGSLDVRTRERIALAVAEVNGCNYCLAAHQYLGSNLAGLSAAEIEANRRGTSGDEKAAIAVNFAVNIVNNRGKVSDRDFEIVRAAGYSDAEIVEIVGHVALNTLTNYVNEVLGTEIDFPVVDALAA
- a CDS encoding nuclear transport factor 2 family protein: MSRPPLPPFDEAAAIEKIRLAEDGWNGRDPQKVALAYTENCLWRNRAEFVAGREAIVQLLTRKWSRELDYRLIKELWAYTGNRIAVRFAYEFHDDSGQWFRAYGNENWEFDDNGLMRQRIASINEHTISVEERKFHWPLGRRPDDHPGLSDLGL
- a CDS encoding LysR family transcriptional regulator yields the protein MDWNSLKVFLSIARRGTLSGAANELVVNHSTIFRRLNAFEEEIGGQLFERINNRYELTTLGHELLELAQNIENSFDGISRHIVGKDFQPRGIVKITAPNNIAYRYLPRYISEFNILYPEIHIELLVSNQEFNMSNRQADIAVRATPSPPEHLIGKKVSTLHWSVYGSKRYEDTFGLPRDTSELISHSLIGATGAICRLPAFTWLDKHFAHQIIARCDDLTAMSYFVESGQGLALLPDDQLRPEITRLFGVQENNPSNLWLLTHPDLRNVERIKLVMQYLTKAFSQEWLT
- a CDS encoding glutathione S-transferase family protein; protein product: MKQHSFHLISHALCPYVQRAIITLKEKRIRYTRSDIDLAKKPAWCEQTSPLGKVPILVVDDNRTLFESAVICEYLDEVTSGSLHSTDSFEKAYHRSWIEMSAGILNNIASLYNAKDRTAFQTSHTDIKRKFQLIEKAICGVPFFSGEKFHLIDATYGPVFRYFDVFDSFTDLNTFVDLPKCQIWRNALRQRKSIQQAVSEDYPDLLIQFLIRRNSYISQLIPIEGSQ
- a CDS encoding DUF3703 domain-containing protein: MQNTFSQRVAYYVEAELAEAKRARLVGETQKEFSHLERAHVLGQESTYWHVKVHVLMLVWAMRNRSAREVSGQIFRIFGAASKTVFGLVPQGNTGGSNVSPFKKMPIKPELAILIQKAKSGV
- a CDS encoding pyridoxamine 5'-phosphate oxidase family protein; the encoded protein is MTYTSDIAFTESVKAIQSRKGSRDIYARMEENGGWQSEITPELAGFIAAQRSFYLATVNAEGQPYIQHRGGPPGFLKVIDRQTLAFADYQGNKQFITQGNLTDNPRAFIFLMDYANRTRVKIWGSAKVVEDQPALLTELMPSRDLYKARPEQVVIFTIDAWDQNCPQHIPQRIDREDVEELLQQRDQRIAELEEQVRLLKGAADE
- a CDS encoding SRPBCC domain-containing protein; translation: MIEARTLRTSRDLPYTPQEIYGAFASAELLALWWGPEGFSNSFEIFEFTEGGRWTFIMHGPDGSHYPNESCFEEIVPDSKIVIHHDCPPNFRLTVQLTPVSDGTHLVWEQVFEDAETAQAVKQRVGSANEQNIDRLTQVLSEVSNA
- a CDS encoding metallophosphoesterase: MHRIRSVFILSILVALWITPITAGARELIANFVYVGCNRVGFGATDAAPSTANVAQLQQTLADIAALPVKPDYFFFVGDMVLGMQADGGKTLSAELDAWKPLVDETRFATSGIELLPIVGNHEADASTQVSDGSYVEYPDAANLSAWVNWLNTHDLAKADNGPSGAAELKSDLLEEDNNQTQTYSFDDLSSGVHYLMLNTDSLSTVPNPSLPGKTVASWVPLHWVEKDFARAEQNPQIKRIVVLAHKPLVLDNPGPHDVVYDTAPYTLGNTLLTLFSNSEKFAGYFAAHAHEWLYTDKLGPKQNVTQVIAGNGGSQLESNWNPAGGAYFGFTRVNIYDDNTVGVVSYTRPAPTPYDATSAQPAAKPLPEIFFSVAGGGD